A stretch of DNA from Salvelinus namaycush isolate Seneca unplaced genomic scaffold, SaNama_1.0 Scaffold1637, whole genome shotgun sequence:
TCGCCCCTTCACCATTACCACCGCCaccccccccaccacactccgtcccctctctgtccctggtcGTCCCTCGCCCCCTCGCCCCCTCACCATTACCACCGCCACCCCCCCACCACACTccgtcccctctctgtccctggtcGTCCCTCGCCCCTTCACCATTACCACCGCCaccccccccaccacactccgtcccctctctgtccctggtcGTCCCTCGCCCCTTCACCATTACCACCGCCACCCCCCCACCACACTCCGTCCCAGCCAGTGAGAAGCACCCCTGTCTGTTATGATAGCTGCTGATGTCATTCCTCACATGGTTTGTCATTAGGGCTGTAATTGGTTGCTCTCTCACCCCGAGGGAGACTAATCCAGGTATCAGAGACGGACTGTTGGTTTGGGCATTATGGGACCACTGACTAATCTCctctgaccctgtatatacatatatatatatatatatcccccgTCCACATCCTTCAACCCTTCGTCTAGAACCCCATCCACACACATACAGCCCATCCAGTCCCCTATCAGCCCGTCCAGTCCCCTATCAGCCCGTCCAGTCCCCTATCAGCCCGTCCAGTCCCCTATCAGCCTGTCCAGTCCCCTACCAGCCCGTCCAGTCCCCTATCAGCCCGTCCAGTCCCCTATCAGCCCGTCCAGTCCCCTATCAGCCCGTCCAGTCCCCTATCAGCCCGTCCAGTCCCCTATCAGCCCGTCCAGTCCCCTATCAGCCCGTCCCCTGGTCGGCCCAGCGATGTTTTGAAGTGATGGTGAGTTGAGTCGGAGGTCGAGCCAGCAGCTGCAACGTGGGGCGGTTAGCGAATGATGTGGGGGTGTTGGACTCTGTGT
This window harbors:
- the LOC120037218 gene encoding rRNA 2'-O-methyltransferase fibrillarin-like, coding for MVKGRGTTRDREGTECGGGGGGGNGEGARDDQGQRGDGVWWGGGGGNGEGARGRGTTRDREGTECGGGGGGGNGEGARDDQGQRGDGVWWGGVAVVMVKGRGTTRDREGTECGGGGGGGNGEGARDDQGQRGDGVWWGGWRW